The Arctopsyche grandis isolate Sample6627 chromosome 10, ASM5162203v2, whole genome shotgun sequence genome window below encodes:
- the LOC143917648 gene encoding uncharacterized protein LOC143917648: protein MYIDWIEIGERFRLVDVVVTGGGARKCHNKCAAAPLAARISSPQFSPLGLLRHFPTPMDQFSLEDLKRFGMNPSQASKRNSSSSPTHYLESGPTSCPTAKHVLYVEVVPSRCLKLENESDSDDDISENDEDPLMMNPVPSPPPKKKKKKKDKSKSRDRDRIKLRLREIKYELQEIKRERSHSPDSIPSPARSYSPVWSPKTKPAKRKKSKKHHTRELLKCNRSSCSYTAEDVNDLNAHKKLEHKGKKDFQCDQCIYRGSTASDLRKHYRQHTGEIPYTCGIMGCEYKAKHNNSLIYHTKKYHPTGPPIKCDASSTCVFTTYLRAALRHHKMMAHGGGKTLACEHCPYKCYLMADLRKHHRVHTGENPYHCDFEGCHYVCKISSNLKKHKRIHTEEKPYACDVCEFRTNFINSLKVHKRTHTNERPYCCDQCGYRCNHTSNLKKHVARLHPGAVYTIVKMPPISMSSMGIRNVENPQL, encoded by the exons ATGTACATAGATTGGATTGAGATTGGAGAAAGATTTAGATTGGTAGACGTGGTCGTCACCGGCGGCGGCGCTCGCAAATGTCACAACAAATGTGCGGCGGCTCCTCTGGCCGCCCGCATTTCCTCGCCACAATTCTCACCCCTCGGTCTTCTTAGACACTTTCCTACCCCCATGGATCAG TTTAGTCTGGAAGATCTGAAAAGATTCGGTATGAATCCGTCGCAAGCATCGAAACGGAACAGTTCATCGTCGCCGACTCACTACCTCGAAAGTGGCCCTACGTCATGTCCGACAGCCAAACACGTCCTCTACGTAGAAGTCGTGCCGTCGAGATGCTTAAAATTAGAAAACGAATCCGACTCAGACGATGACATTTCAGAG aATGACGAAGATCCGCTTATGATGAACCCCGTACCTAGTCCCCCgcctaaaaaaaagaaaaagaaaaaagacaAGAGCAAATCTAGAGATAGGGATAGAATTAAACTGAGACTTAGAGAGATCAAGTACGAACTGCAAGAAATCAAACGGGAAAGGTCGCATTCGCCCGACTCCATTCCGTCTCCAGCGAGGTCCTATTCGCCCGTGTGGTCTCCCAAAACCAAACCAGCCAAGAGAAAAAAGTCGAAAAAACACCACACGCGCGAACTACTCAAATGCAATCGGTCCAGTTGCTCGTATACAGCCGAAGACGTCAACGATCTCAATGCCCATAAGAAATTAGAACACAAGGGTAAAAAGGACTTTCAATGTGATCAATGTATTTATCGCGGATCGACCGCTTCGGATCTTAG AAAACATTATAGGCAGCATACGGGAGAAATTCCATACACTTGTGGTATTATGGGATGTGAATATAAAGCGAAACACAATAATAGTCTGATATATCACACTAAAAAG tatcatCCTACCGGTCCTCCTATCAAATGCGATGCTAGTTCAACCTGCGTCTTCACCACCTATCTTAGAGCAGCTCTTAGACATCATAAAATGATGGCTCACGGTGGCGGTAAAACGCTGGCTTGTGAGCATTGTCCGTATAA ATGTTATTTGATGGCAGATCTTAGAAAACATCACCGCGTTCACACCGGCGAAAACCCCTATCATTGTGATTTTGAAGGATGCCATTATGTCTGTAAAATATCTTCTAATCTTAAGAAACATAAAAGAATTCACACCGAAGAAAAACCGTACGCTTGTGATGTTTGCGAATTTAG GACTAATTTTATCAATTCTTTGAAAGTGCACAAACGCACTCATACCAACGAAAGGCCATATTGTTGTGATCAGTGCGGTTACAGATGTAACCACACTTCTAATTTAAAAAAGCACGTCGCTCGACTGCATCCCGGTGCCGTGTACACCATAGTCAAAATGCCACCGATATCTATGTCGTCGATGGGAATTCGAAACGTGGAAAACCCTCAACTTTAG
- the GatB gene encoding glutamyl-tRNA(Gln) amidotransferase subunit B, mitochondrial → MFNLYRFRLKCSCGNSLLWKYPKQQSYSTKTKNLWKPVIGLEVHAQIISNSKLFSGAKCDFAGLVNDCVSPFDASIPGTLPVLNKRCVEAGVLAALALSCKINPVSSFDRKHYFYADLPSGYQITQQRSPIAQDGFLQFQVHTPGVNKPPYTKISKIKQIQLEQDSGKSLHDENLHMSLVDLNRAGIPLIEVVFEPDLEDAEEAASLVKELIMILDRIRCCSGRMEEGALRVDANVSIHRQDEPLGTRTEIKNIYSVRAVANAINHEIARQIRIKEEGGTVINETRSWDAAGKVTVAMRDKEIKQDYRYMPEPNLPPLRLNMNGNDQSDLVNVVSLREQLPELPEETRQKLMTTYGLSNINVIQIVNENTLLKLFLEISRDPKIDPKKVVNILLNDFLTVLNKHNIPIDNFNVQPDHIGQLIHMREGQIINIVILRNVLEIVVLGDTRTPEEIVQSKNWQMINDPVKIEKLCTDVMNDNPKAVQKHKDGNKRAFNFLTKKISQNSNDLANMAMVANTLTELLKK, encoded by the exons ATGTTCAACCTTTACAGATTTAGATTGAAATGCAGTTGTGGAAACTCGTTACTCTGGAAATATCCAAAACAACAATCGTATTCTACGAAGACTAAAAACTTGTGGAAACCAGTCATCGGCTTGGAAGTCCACGCTCAAATCATATCCAATTCTAAATTATTTTCCGGAGCCAAATGCGATTTCGCCGGTCTTGTCAATGACTGTGTATCGCCATTCGATGCTTCCATTCCGG GTACATTACCAGTACTCAATAAACGCTGCGTGGAAGCTGGAGTACTAGCCGCACTCGCATTGTCTTGTAAAATAAATCCCGTATCCAGTTTTGACCGGAAGCATTATTTCTACGCTGACTTACCCTCAGGTTATCAAATAACTCAACAGAGATCGCCCATAGCCCAAGATGGTTTTCTGCAATTCCAG GTTCATACACCGGGAGTCAATAAGCCGCCATATACCAAAATCTCCAAAATTAAACAGATTCAACTGGAGCAAGACAGTGGGAAGTCTCTCCACGATGAAAACTTACATATGTCATTGGTAGATCTCAATAGAGCGGGAATTCCATTGATTGAAGTTGTTTTCGAACCCGATTTAGAA GATGCTGAAGAGGCTGCGTCGCTCGTCAAAGAGCTAATTATGATTTTGGATAGAATTAGGTGTTGCAGTGGGCGTATGGAAGAAGGAGCACTTCGTGTCGATGCTAACGTTTCCATTCATCGTCAAGATGAGCCATTAGGAACACGCACTGAG attaaaaatatatattcggtAAGGGCAGTTGCTAATGCAATAAATCACGAAATAGCTCGTCAAATACGTATAAAAGAAGAAGGAGGAACAGTTATTAACGAAACCCGCTCTTGGGACGCTGCTGGTAAAGTTACTGTTGCAATGAGAGATAAAGAAATAAAACAAGACTATAG ATATATGCCTGAACCTAATCTACCCCCACTTAGACTGAACATGAATGGTAATGATCAATCGGATCTGGTGAATGTGGTTTCGTTACGTGAGCAACTACCTGAACTTCCGGAAGAAACTAGACAAAAACTGATGACGACTTACGGTCTATCCAATATAAATGTTATACAAATAGTCAATGAAAAtactttattgaaattatttttggaAATCAGTCGTGACCCTAAAATAGATCCTAAAAAAGTcgttaacattttgttaaacgATTTTTTGACTGTTTTGAATAAGCATAATATTCCGATAGACAATTTTAACGTGCAGCCTGATCATATCGGTCAGTTAATACACATGAGGGAGGGCCAAATCataaatatagtgattttaagaaatgtattaGAAATCGTCGTGCTCGGGGATACGAGGACACCTGAGGAAATCGTTCAATCTAAGAATTGGCAAATGATTAACGATCCtgtgaaaattgaaaaactttGTACTGATGTTATGAACGATAATCCAAAAGCTGTTCAAAAACATAAGGATGGAAACAAAagagcttttaattttttaactaaaaaaatttcTCAAAATTCCAACGATTTAGCAAATATGGCTATGGTTGCTAACACACTTACagaattacttaaaaaatag
- the caz gene encoding FUS RNA binding protein cabeza, producing MEGRRVARRLVKDWNTLYVSTPSNTAVSTARDGRRSVALRAEGVTACRRGGSTVPASAARRIRRPAFGIRLSALGVTGCRIVMAEQYGGYGGGGGGGGGGAAFGSAQYSVPPPTAAVAPYAGSQPLPNYDQVAAFAAPGQDRTLQWGQPPAGAGYNGAAMGGYNTGSSDYPGLVAGGGGASGVGYRGAGGERGNTYGGTANDRSSSYNNSERSGGSYGGSNDRGSYGGGGDRSGYGGERGGFGGGSRGGFGGGSDRGGYGGGGDQGGGYGGRSERGGGYGGGGDRGGYGGGERGGGYGGGDRGYGGRDGGFGGGGRGGGFNKGYGGDRGGSGGGGGSANDMITQEDTIFISGMDPETSEDDIAQHFGAIGVIKSDKRTQKPKIWMYKDKASGRPKGEATVTYEDANAASSAIQWFDGKDFNGNIIKVSLAQRQNNWQGGGGGGGRGGGGGGGGGFRGGRGRGGGGRGGDSDGSGGGGGGGGREGREGDWQCPNPNCGNTNFAWRNACNRCNEEKPGGGGGGGGGSGGGGGGGGRGGGRGGRGGGRGERSGGWGGRDREGGSGGSGGGGGSGGGGGDRGDRGGDRGDRRGGGGGFRGGDRGRGGPMRGGGGGGGRDRHRPY from the exons ATGGAGGGGCGTCGTGTGGCTCGCCGATTGGTGAAAGATTGGAACACGCTGTATGTTTCCACGCCGTCAAATACCGCGGTATCAaccgcta GAGATGGACGCAGAAGCGTCGCTCTGAGAGCGGAAGGCGTGACGGCTTGTCGGCGTGGCGGCAGCACTGTGCCGGCTTCTGCGGCGCGTCGCATTCGGCGTCCGGCATTCGGCATTCGGCTCTCGGCTCTCGGCGTCACGGGTTGCAGGATCGTCATGGCTGAAC AGTACGGTGGATACGGGGGCGGAGGTGGAggcgggggcggaggcgcgGCTTTCGGTTCTGCGCAGTACTCAGTGCCCCCTCCGACCGCGGCTGTCGCGCCATACGCCGGCTCGCAGCCTCTCCCCAACTACGACCAGGTCGCGGCTTTCGCTGCTCCCGGCCAGGACCGCACCCTGCAGTGGGGACAACCTCCAG CAGGCGCCGGATACAACGGAGCCGCAATGGGGGGCTATAATACGGGTTCTAGCGACTATCCGGGTCTCGTAGCCGGCGGGGGTGGAGCCAGCGGGGTCGGTTATAGGGGAGCCGGAGGAGAAAGGGGAAATACTTACGGCGGTACCGCTAACGATAGAAGCAGCAGCTATAATAACAGCGAGCGAAGCGGTGGAAGCTACGGGGGTAGTAACGATAGAGGAAGCTACGGTGGAGGTGGAGATAGGAGTGGATACGGCGGGGAAAGGGGTGGTTTCGGTGGAGGAAGCCGAGGGGGATTCGGCGGAGGGAGCGATCGGGGTGGGTATGGAGGCGGGGGCGATCAGGGAGGAGGATACGGAGGCAGGAGTGAGAGAGGAGGTGGCTACGGTGGGGGTGGCGACCGCGGAGGCTACGGCGGTGGAGAGAGGGGAGGTGGCTACGGTGGCGGAGACCGAGGCTACGGTGGTCGAGATGGTGGATTCGG CGGCGGCGGCAGGGGGGGAGGTTTTAACAAAG GATATGGAGGTGATAGAGGAGGAAGCGGCGGCGGTGGAGGAAGCGCAAATGACATGATCACACAAGAAGACACTATTTTCATATCCGGAATGGATCCCGAGACTTCCGAAGACGACATTGCACAACATTTCGGCGCGATAGGCGTAATCAAG tctGATAAACGTACCCAGAAGCCGAAGATCTGGATGTATAAGGATAAGGCGAGCGGACGGCCTAAAGGCGAAGCCACCGTTACATACGAAGATGCTAATGCAGCTTCGTCCGCCATACAATGGTTCGATGGAAAGGACTTCAACGGGAATATAATCAAAGTGTCGCTCGCCCAGAGACAGAATAATTGGCAAGGAGGCGGCGGCGGTGGTGGACGAGGAGGTGGGGGTGGCGGCGGCGGAGGCTTCCGAGGAGGCCGAGGAAGGGGTGGTGGAGGACGAGGAGGCGACAGTGATGGAAGCGGGGGTGGCGGTGGAGGAGGTGGCCGAGAAGGTCGCGAAGGTGACTGGCAATGTCCGAATCCAAACTGCGGCAACACCAACTTCGCCTGGAGAAATGCCTGCAATAG ATGTAATGAAGAAAAGCCTGGAGGCGGTggtggaggaggaggaggaagtGGTGGCGGCGGGGGTGGAGGAGGTCGAGGTGGGGGACGAGGGGGCCGTGGAGGTGGCAGGGGGGAAAGAAGTGGAGGCTGGGGTGGCCGCGATAGGGAAGGCGGCAGCGGTGGTAGTGGAGGTGGAGGAGGAAGTGGTGGCGGTGGTGGTGATCGTGGTGACCGCGGTGGAGACCGAGGAGATAGACGCGGCGGAGGCGGTGGCTTCAGAGGCGGAGATCGAGGCCGCGGTGGACCAATGCGAGGCGGCGGTGGTGGAGG AGGACGAGATCGTCATCGCCCGTACTAG